Proteins encoded together in one Halomarina salina window:
- a CDS encoding DUF7110 family protein — protein MTSHVYSLHSTLELPLEDVHDFFEDPDLPAEIADIEITRRNNTLIVSAVAAEDNISKYTPTAQLKASVTENRIYLDEEEEDEEDSGPFASGPSGGPQWGAFGQEEEMERPSELVEYACFKGDRETVLQNTALQYPMFEVLCKLALECEKGALTAITARDGTLEATRIVDGEERAARLEVVEDPRENGPGNGINWRDNKFIS, from the coding sequence ATGACCAGCCACGTATACAGCCTTCACTCGACGCTCGAACTGCCACTCGAAGACGTACACGATTTCTTCGAGGACCCCGACCTGCCCGCCGAGATCGCCGACATCGAGATCACTCGACGGAACAACACGCTCATCGTGAGCGCCGTCGCCGCCGAGGACAACATCAGCAAGTACACCCCGACCGCACAGCTCAAAGCCAGCGTCACGGAGAACCGCATCTACCTCGACGAGGAGGAGGAAGACGAGGAGGACTCCGGCCCGTTCGCGAGCGGCCCCTCGGGCGGCCCCCAGTGGGGCGCGTTCGGCCAGGAGGAGGAGATGGAGCGACCCTCCGAACTCGTCGAGTACGCCTGCTTCAAGGGCGACCGCGAGACGGTGCTCCAGAACACCGCGCTCCAGTATCCGATGTTCGAGGTGCTCTGCAAACTCGCACTCGAGTGCGAGAAGGGCGCGCTGACGGCCATCACCGCACGCGACGGCACGCTCGAAGCGACGCGAATCGTCGACGGCGAGGAGCGAGCGGCCCGACTCGAAGTCGTCGAGGACCCACGCGAGAACGGCCCCGGGAACGGCATCAACTGGCGGGACAACAAGTTCATTAGTTAG
- a CDS encoding glutaredoxin family protein produces the protein MSFDPTPSLSEEEVEETVASTIADNDVVLFMKGTPLMPQCGYSRRALGLIQQHREDVATVDVLDALDLYREALQERSGWETIPQTYVEGEFVGGSDILAELDERGELGETLGE, from the coding sequence ATGAGCTTCGACCCCACGCCGTCCCTCAGCGAGGAGGAAGTCGAGGAGACCGTCGCGTCGACCATCGCGGACAACGACGTGGTGCTGTTCATGAAGGGGACGCCCCTGATGCCCCAGTGTGGCTACTCGCGCCGGGCGCTGGGGCTCATCCAGCAGCACCGCGAGGACGTCGCGACCGTCGACGTGCTGGATGCGCTGGACCTCTACCGCGAGGCGCTCCAGGAGCGTAGCGGGTGGGAGACGATTCCACAGACGTACGTCGAGGGGGAATTCGTCGGGGGCAGTGACATTCTCGCAGAACTCGACGAACGTGGCGAACTGGGCGAGACGCTGGGGGAATAA